The Aphanothece sacrum FPU1 nucleotide sequence TTACCTGTCCTGCGGGTGGATAGTGTTGAAGGGTTATTACAAGTTGTTCCTTTTGTGGATTTTGGGGTTGCTTGGAATGATGATGATAATCCAATTGCGACCCCTGCACCAAATACTTTAGTGGGAGTGGGACTCGGTTTGCAATGGCTTATGGGGGATAATTTTACGGCTCGTTTTGATTGGGGAATTCCTGTGACTAATATTGAGACACAGGGTGGACGATCTCCAGATGAGGGGTTTTATTTCACAATAAATTACAGTTTTTTTTAATCCCAGCTTAAGAGAAGATTAGACCCAGTAACAGGTAGTCCAAAAATCACTGAAACTACCTCTACAGAACGGTTTCGTTATTTTTTCCAGAGGGAAGTTCAGTAATATCTTCCATGAAATGCTATCGTACAAATAAATCTTGTAAAAGATATAATTATACTATGAAATCTATTGGTATTCTAGAAGCATCTCGTTTACTCGAAATTAGTCGTCAACGCATACAACAATTAATTTACGCCAATCGCGTCAAAGGAGCTTATAAAACGAAGAAAGGTTGGCAAATACCTCTTTATGGAGATATGCCTCGGATTATCAGGGGCAAAAGGGGATCTCAAGGGAGATGGAGAGTTAAACGTCGCGTTAAACCGACGATTATTCATGTCAATAAACACATCATTGGGGCTAATCACCACAAGGAAGTCAAAGATCCGGTGATTGTTGTCAGGAAAGGCTCAAAAGTGACCTATTGTTCTCAAGTGTATTTTGAAGGAAGATGTCAAATTGTCTATCGACCAGAGAATAAGAATCTTAATGGTGGGGCGAAGGTCTGGATGGAAGTTGATGCGACAACTAAGATTTTTATGGAGTCACCAATATCCCAAAACGGTTGCTCCGGTTAATTATTAGACATCTCCACGCATCCCAGATTTCACCTTGATGATACAAGGGTTTGAGGTTAAGTTCGGTCGATGTCTATTATATCTACTTTTTTCCTCTGTAATTCGCTATATGGACATATATTATGTCTATAATCGACATAATATCAATTTTAGGAGAGCAAGGGATGATCTGGAGAATTGCCCAAGCTAAGCAGAGATTCTCGGAGATGATTAAGGCCGCAACCAAAGAACCCCAACTTATCTACAATCGAGAGCAACTGGTAGTAGCTGTTATCGAAGCTGAAATGTTTCAGGAGTTCCTGGCTTGGCGCGATCGCAAAGAAAAAGCTTCCCTCGCCGATGCTTTTAGGGAACTGCACCAGCTAATGGCTGAGGAAAATTACATCCTGGAAATTCCTTCTCGTCAAGATCGTCCTCACCATTTTGTTGATGTCCTCAATGACCTTTCTGTGTGACACCAACCTCATCAGTGAACTAGCACGACCTCAGCCAAACCCTGGAGTTTTAGTCTGGGCGACAGCAGTTTCCTCGATCTCGTTGAGTGTGGTTACTGTTGAGGAAATTTCCTATGGACTCTCGGCGAAACCTAACTTCAGAATTCAGACCTGGTTTGAAGGATTTATTGAGCAATATTGTCAACTTTTGCCAATTACGCCTGAGATTGCCCTGCGTTCTGGCGAATTGCGGGGGCAACTGCGAGGGAAAGGCAAAACTCACACCCAAGCAGATATGATGATTGCTGCCACTGCTCAAATTCACCAACTTACTTTAGTAACGCGCAATATTCGAAATTTTGATAGCTGCGGGATTCCACTACTCAATCCCTTTACCTGAATAGCAGCAATTCTTACGATCAATTCTGGACTTGTGAGCAATTTTCCAATACAATATTAGAATTTATTTTAAAGAAAAGAAAAATATGACTTCTTTAGCCGATCCTGGTAAGCTTGGAGAATACAAACCTAAGCGAATTATTTATGCTGCTCCTGAGTTAGATTTTTTGAATACGAATGATTTACAAGACCATTGTGTTTTTGATAATCCAATACCAGGATACGAAACCCGTAGAATAGACTTCTGCGAGGTTGTCAATTTTGACTATTCAACTGATTGGAAATTCTCTAAAAAAGAGACACCTATCAACGGAATTTTTTGTTTACCCGAAGGTGATGGACCCTTTCCTTTGGCAGTAATAGTTCATGGAAATTCTAACTATAAATTTAATTCGGCACCAGGATTTCTTTACCTTTGTGACTTACTCGCTTATCACGGTATAATTGCTGCCTCTATTGATGTTAGCTTCATTAGCATAAGAAATAACATAACAATTGGTCAGAATGGTAAAGTTTTGGGTCGAGCAATTACTGTCTTAGAACATCTCAAACAGTTTCGACTATGGAATCAAAAGGATGGACATCCCTTACAAAATAAAGTAGATCTAGAAAGATGTATGATTGTAGGTCATTCTCGTGGTGGAGAAGCGGTTGGACACGCAAGTGTGCTTAATCACCAGCAGTCTCCAATTCAGTTTTATAAAGGAAAGTCCCCTTTAGCTATAGACGGTTCAAACGGAGGATTAGGTCCATACAATTTTGGTATTCAAGCGGTAGTAGCTCTAGCTCCCACTGACCAATCCTACCGTTTCCCAAAATTAGAGACTATACTTTCTGATAATTACCTTGTCATTCAAGGAAGTCGGGATCAAGACGTTAAGCCTTTTGAGGGACAGTTAATCTATGATCGTAGCCATCCTCTTGGTTCTAATGATAGCACTCCTTCTGGAATTAAATCCCTACTTTGGATTCATAAGGCTAACCATAACTATTTCAATTCAGTATGGGAACCAGAGCCTAACAATATTGGAGGAATAATATCTCCAGATGACCAAAGAAAGATCGCAGCAACCTATATATCTGCCTTTGCTCAAGCAACGTTGCTGGAGAAAAAAGAATATCTCCAACTTCTCCAGAATTACCAATATGGAATAATAAATGAGTGGCTGCCAAAAGAAATTACTTATGTATCACAATACCAAAGCCACAAAAGATTAGTGATTCAGGACTTTGAAGAATCTGGTATACAACCGACAATTTCCTGCTCAAATAAAGGCTCAATAATAGCGGAGAAAATTATTGTTCAAGTACAACAATTCTTGCGATTCACATCAGATAAACAAAAAGATCCAAGCTATCATTTATATCAAGATACTAAGGGAATAAGAATAGATTGGACAGAGTTTGGAGGTAAGTATGTTTTGAAATTTGATGATTATTTAGATGCCAAAGAGTACGATTTTCTAGCTTTTCGTGTTGGTCAATCCTTTGAATCAAACAATACTCCCGATCAAAAACAAGACTTCACCTTAATGATACATGATACAACTCAGTCAATTTCCTTGCCTGTTTCTTACCTTCAATCGATTCCCTATCCTGACGTGTTTGAAAATGAAAATAATAATCCCGTGACTGTTTTACAAACTGTTTTTCTTCCTATTAATCAGTTATCTTGGCAAGGAATTAATATTAGTCAAGTAACTTCTTTGGAATTTGTCTTTAACATTACTTCTTCGGGAACAGTATATATTGATGATATTCAATTAACAAATTTGGTGTGACATAAGCTGTTGTGCATTTAAACCGCTTATTTTGAACTTTGGTACAGACGTTAAAACCCCCTCTCCGGCGCTCCCTTTGCTCCGGCGCTCCCATGCAGTCACAACAGGTCAATTAAATGCGTGACAGCTTACTCCCGACGCTGACCAAAGCGTTACAGCGCGGACTTCTTAAAGCCCGATAAGGGTATTTAAGATTTCCTTCCTAAATTTAAAATTAAGCTGTTCAGTCTTAATATTTATTTTTGTAAATCGAGATTGACAATTTGCAAAAAAACAGTCATTATATTTCTTTGTCACAAGATATATCTGGAGATAATCAATGAAGCGTAAACTATTAGCAGTAATTGGGTTGACAATAATTTTCACTCTTGTGTTTAACCTGATGACGGTAAACATTTCTTCAAATAGTGCTTCTGCTGATCAGCTAAATAAAAATCAAATAGAATCTAGCGTCAGCAGTTCTGATATCAATCAGTGGGCTCAACCTTTTTTAAATAAACTAAAACAAGAAGGCTTTAATTTCACCAAAGAAACACAGATAATTCTAAAAAGAGATGGTAAATTTTCTGTTATTTGTGGTGGAAGAACCTGCCCCTCTACCATCAAAAACGAAGCAATAACGATTTGTACCTTAAATCTTAGCCGACCTTGCCTACAAGGAGAATGTCAATACATTTGTCCTGGCTAACAGTAATAATTGATTAGTTTTCAAAATAAACGATGATTAATTCTTCGACAATTCGTTTATGAATAAACTAGGTTACAGAATTTTGATTGGCATCGAGCTTCTTATCTGTCTTCTAGCTAAGCCGAATCTCAGCAAAGCACAGAGTCAGTCTCAGATAGTTGAGGATGGAACATTATCTACCCAGGTTGATTCTCCAAATCAGAAAAACTTTACGATTACTGGCGGGAGACAAGTTGGAGGCAATCTTTTCCATAGTTTTAAGGAATTTTCTGTTCCCATAGAGGGGGAAGCAATTTTTAATAATGCTTCAAATGTCAACAATATTTTCAGTCGGGTAACAGGAAATTCTGTTTCTAGGATTGATGGATTGATTCAAGCCAATGGTATTGCTAACTTCTTCCTAATTAATCCTAATGGCATCATGTTAGGTCCTAATGCAAAGCTAGATATTGGTGGTTCTTTTATTGCTAGTACCGCCGAGGAAATTCAATTTGCTGATGGAACAATATTTAGTGCAACTAACAGTCAAGTAGAACCTCTGCTGAGTATTAGTTTGCCAATAGGGTTACAATTTAGAGGGACAGCAAACAGAATTGAAAATCAAGCATTTGGTAGTGTTGAAAACAGTGTCGCTAACTTTCAAGTAAAGCCTGGTAAGACTTTAGCACTTGTCGGTGGTGACATTTTGTTTACAAACAATGGTTCACTCATTGCAAGAGGGGGGAGGATAGAGTTAGGAAGTGTTGCTCCCGATAGTTTTGTAAGTCTGACTCCGATTTCTACAGGTTGGGTATTAGGCTATGAGACTGTTCAAAATTTTCAAGATATTCAACTAACTGGACAAACCTATATCTCAGTTTCCAATGGTAGTCTAGCACCTAATAGTGGTGATATTCGACTTCAAGGAAGACAAATTGTTATAACAGATCAATCAAACATTATTTCTTTGAACCGAGGGAGCATTCCCAGTGGAAGTATCGAAATCAAAGCTTCTGACTTTGTGGAAGTTAGTAATGGAAGTAATATTTCTACTCAGGTTCTTTCTACTGGGATTGGGGGTGATATCAAAATTCAAACAAATCGGCTAATTATTAATAATAAATCAACCATTGGTACATTAACTACAAATGCTGGAAAAGGAGGCAGTTTAAGCGTAGAAGCCACTGAATCTTTAGAAGTCGATGGCAATGGAGCGTTTAGCCAATTACTGACTCAGAGTCAAAGTAGTGGAGATGCAGGAGATTTGCAGGCAAAAACGGCTAGATTAATTCTCCGTGATGGGGGACAATTATCAAGTAGTGCTTTTAGTTCAGGAAAGGCTGGAACTCTTCATGTTATTGATTCTGAATCCATAGAAGCAAGTGGTAAAGGAATATTTTCTGGGCTAACTTTTCATAGTGGACTATTTTCTTCCACTGCGGGGAAAGGCAATGGAGGGAGCGTAATTGTTAATACCAATCGCTTGATGGTTACTGATGGGGCAAGCATATCTGTTGCTGCTCTTGAAGGAAGTACACGACAAGCAGGACAATTAGATATTAACGCATCTGAATCTGTGTTTCTTAATGGTGCAGATAGTTCTTTGTTGGCAACGAGTGAGAGTCGTAAACCTGCGGGAAATTTAACCATTAATACTCCATTATTGACGCTTCAAGGGGGAGCTAAAATATCCGCTTCAAGTCCCTTAAGTCAAGGCGGAAATATTAATCTGCAAGGCTTAAATTCTTTACAGGTTACTAACGGTAGTGAAATTTCTGCTACTACAGTAGATGGTAAAGCAGGAAACTTAGAAATTAATCTTGGTCAGACTCCGGTTAATAATGTACAACTCAACAATGGTCGTCTCACTGTAGAAGCTACTGGAACAGGAGACTCAGGCAACCTTACTGTTAACGCTAGAACCTTGAATTTGGAAAATAACGCCCAAATTTCGGCTTCTACTATTTCTGGACTTGGAGGAGATGTTAGCCTCCAGAATGTAGAAACATTACAGGTTACTAACGGTAGTGAAATTTCTGCTACCACAGTAGATGGTCAAGCAGGAAACTTAGAAATTAATCTTGGTCAGACTCCGGTTAATAATGTACAACTCAACAATGGTCGTCTCACTGTAGAAGCTACTGGAACAGGAGACTCAGGCAACCTTACTGTTAACGCAAGAACCTTGAATTTGGAAAATAACGCCCAAATTTCGGCTTCTACTATTTCTGGACTTGGAGGAGATGTTAACCTCCAAGGTTTAGACATTCTACAAATCAGCAACAGTAACATTACCACTTCCACCCAAACAGGAAAAGCTGGAAACGTCAGTCTCAATACCAACCAAAAACCAGTAAATTCAGTCCAAATCACAGATAATAGTCGTTTAGCAGCTCAAGCTTCTCAACCAGGGGGCGAAGCTGGAAGTGTTAGTGTCAATGCCAGAGACTTAACCGTTAATAATGGCTCATCCATTTCTGCTTCTAATATTTCAGGAAAAATTGGGGGGGATGTCAACCTCCAGAATGTAGAAACATTGCAGGTAAATGGGGGTGAAATCTCTGCTACTACAGTAAATGGTCAAGCAGGGAACTTAGAAATTAATCTTGGTCAGACTCCGGTTAATAATGTACAACTCAACAATGGTCGTCTCACTGTAGAAGCTACTGGAACCGGAGACTCAGGCAACCTTACTGTTAACGCTAGAACCTTAAATCTGGAAAATAACGCTCAAATTTCCGCTTCTACTATTTCTGGAGTTGGGGGAGATGTTAACCTCCGAGGTTTAGACACTCTACAGGTAAACAATAGTAATATTTCTGCCTCAACTCGGAGTGGACGGGCTGGCAACTTAACCGTTAAAGCCGCCCAATTAGTCCAACTAAGCGGTACTGGTGGTTTATCAGTAGAAGCTACCGAAGGCGGTACAGCCGGAAACTTAACTGTAGAAACGAGACAAATGAGCGTTACCGATGGAGCAAAAGTCAGCGTTAGCAGTCCTCAAGGTCAGGCCGGCAATTTAACTATCAAGGCTAATACCCTATCCCTAAACCGAGGGTTTATCACCGCCGAAACGGGAAAAAGTCAAGGAGAAGGGGGTGCAAATATCAGCCTCAAGATATCAGATTTATTGAGAATAGAGAATGAAAGCCTAATCTCTGCAACAGCTAATGGTTTAGCCAATGGCGGTAATATTGATATTGATACCTCTGACAGTTAGCTGAATGCTTAAATTTTCGCTCTACTGGAGGATAATTAAGGATTATTATCGACAAACGCTTAATTAAATTCTGATAACCTCCTTGGGGTGATTGATTGAGATATCTTTTCTTGAGAATCCCGTAACGATATTTAATCAGTTGAGTTGTTTTCTCCGAAGATAAGCCATTATGATCTTCCTCTGGACGACGCTTCAACCATGTAACGACGCTATGGCTATGGTGTTCTCTGGGATAATTTGGATTCAGGCCAGTTGGGCACAACTGCTCGAACTTGATAGTAAAATTAACCATGATTTCTCTCCCGTCAACTATGTTAGTTTGCTGCTTGATGAATCAATATAAATGGTTCTACCGGACTTACTATGCTAAACTAACAATTAATAAAAGGCTAAAGCCTTATCCTATAAAAACGAAGTCCACCTTCGTGGACTGCCATTATAGGTTGCGTAGGCAACCTTTGTTTGTATAGCTTTATGAACGAGTTAAGGTCTCTTATTTGTAATAATTTAGCATAACTTGTCCGGTAGAACCATATAAATAGATAGTTAACAAACACTTTATTGGAGGAAAAAAGTATTCATCTCTGTTATTCTTCCCTTAAACTCTCAAGCAAACAATGGGAAAAAGTCAGGTATTTTTTTAGTAAAAAATCAGGTTCAAACTTACCTAACATCAAAAAAGTCGGATTTTATCAGGTGAAGGAGCAAAAAACACCTGATTTTTTCCCATTGTACCCTTGATGATTTGCCAGCATGATAGACGGTATAAACAAAGTTTGCTTCAACAATAAGGAGTTTATTTCCCATGACACGCAAACATATAGTGTTGAAATTTAATGATGGTATTACTGATACTACATCGCAAGTAGTTAGCGAAGTAAAAATTCTGCAACAAGTTCTCAAAGATTGGGGAGTTTTAGACCCCAACGAATCAATAGATGGAAAGTTTGGCAACAAAACCCTTGAAGCCGTCAAGCTTTTTCAAGACAAAAAATCTCTACAAAAAGATGGCATCGTTGGTCAAAATACCTGGGCTGCACTCTTGAAAGTATCTCCATCAGAAATAGAGATTATTCCTCGTTCCACATCAAGTGGTTCAGGAAAGCCCACCAATGGAGTCGGTAGTATTAGTTCTACTTTTCGACCGAGTAATCGTCCCAATCATCGCGGAATCGATATTGCTGTACCCTCTGGAACTCCTATTTTTGCAGTTGCTAATGGAACAGTTGTCGGGATCGAAACTCGTTGTAAAGTTGGGGATACCAACTGCGGTGGAGGTCATGGCAATTTTGTTTATATCAAACATTCAGGACAAGATTTTCAGGAAACACGGTCTGCTCATCTGACGAGTGTTTCAGTAAGCCCTGGACAGACGGTTACTAAAGGACAACAAATTGGAACTGCAGGAAATACGGGAAACTCCACAGGGCCTCACTTACATTTTGAAATCCTAGCTAACGGAACTCATGTTAATCCGTTAAATCATATCAATCCAATTGTGTGATTTTTCCAGAATAAGATTGGCTAAGTTTTGAATAGACTAAAGGGGAAAAAGTTTCCTATATTCTGGAACTCAAGTTTGATTTATTCGCTAAAAAAACACCAGAAATTTTCCCTTTGTAATCTTCATCATTTGTCAGCATGATCGATGACATTAAGAAAGTTTTGCTCAACTAACAATAAGGAGTTTATTTCCCATGACACGCAAACATATAGTGTTGAAATTTAATGATGGTATTACTGATACGACACCAGCAGTCGTTAGCGAAGTAAAAATTCTGCAACAAGTTCTCAAAGATTGGGGAGTTTTAGACCCCAACGAATCAATAGATGGGAAGTTTGGCAATAAAACTTTAGAAGCCGTCAAGCTTTTTCAAGACAAAAAATCCCTACAACAAGATGGCATTGTTGGTCAAAATACTTGGGCTGCACTCTTGAAAGTATCTCCATCAGAAATAGAGATTATTCCTCGCTCTAACCCAGTACAAGGAAATTCACCATTTTCAGGAAATAAAAGGCTAATTCACAATGAATTGATAAGTCATGGATTTTCTATTGTACAATGTGCAGCAATTCTGGGTTGTGTACAACAAGAGTCTAGCTTTGATCCAAGCATACAGGAAGGTCCACCACCTAAAGGGTTAGGATTATTTCAATGGAGTTTTGACCGACGAAATAAAGTACCTGCATTGACGAATAATGATGCTACTGATATTCACAATCAAGTCAATCTTTTTGTTCACGAATTAGAGACTACAGAAAAAGAAGCTGGAAAAATTTTACGTTCTGCCACAACCCTGGAGCAAGCAATGAAAGGAATGGACAAGTTTGAACGGCCGGGTGTGGAAGGAAATCGCCGAAAGTTCGCACAACAAATCCTAAACGAACTTACATAGTCATCAGTAAGCGTTGACATCCACCCGCGCCGTAGAACGGGGGGGATTCCCAAACCTCACGATGCGCGGTTTCTGCTTCAATGCACCCGCCTTCACAGATTTTTTCTGTTCGGGTCTTATGGTCGCTCCACAGACAAGTCAGCGCGGTCTTGGGGGTTTCCCCCATGAGCGACTGACGCTGACACCGCAAGCCCTGCGGCCAAAATATTGCGACTGGCGTTGATATCTCGGTCATGGATCATCCCACAATTTCCACAGCGTTTACTACTAGGAAAATAACGGTCAATCTTAATTAATTCTTTCTCGTACCATTGGCATTTATACTCTAATTGCCTAAAAAATTCTCCCCAACTAGCATCACTAATTGAACGAGTTAACTTACGGTTTTTCACCATGTTTCTAACAGCTAAGTCTTCAACAACAATTAAGTCGTTTTCTTGAACTAATTTAGTTGTTAGTTTATGCAAAAAATCGGTACGAGCATCTTTAATAAGAGCATGGATTCTAGCTACTTGAAGACGTGCTTTATTTCGGTTATTTGAGCCGTTGGTTTTCCAACTCAAAGCCTTTTGAGCTTTCTTCAACTTCTAATGTTGTAATAGATCTAGAGATTGCTTCGGGGGTATTTTCCTCTTTGTACTTAGATTAACCCTTCGATTGCCCCCTCGCAATGACAGTTAAAGCACTAATTTAGCTGTGTCAGTCCACTACAAATCATAATCTTTACTTATCAGTATAGGTATGGGAGAGCAATATGAAATCAACATTCCCTTTAACGGCAATTCTTATTATTTTAAGTGTTCCGACTTTTTCCTTCAAGTCAGAATCAGCACCCCCTCCAACTCGTGTAGGACAGTGTAGTAATACTTCAGTTTCTAAAGTTAGGACAAGATTAGAAGATGGAGTGACGGGTAAACCCATTTTGGGTTCAGGAACATCAATCGAATTTACTAATGGCATTTATCTAGTTTCTTATGATACGATTCCTCAAGCTGAATCTTCTAAACCTAGAGATCCAGTAAAATTGTGTTTAGTTTCAATTCCCAAAAATTGCCCTCCTGGTGACAATCGAGGAAAAGTTTATACTGTAACTAACCTCAGAACAAAAAAAACATTTACTCTTCCCGATTCTCAACATAGTTGTGGCGGGGCTTAGTGCAATCTTGATCGATTCCCTGATATAACCAGACTTTTTCTTACATTTTGAATATACAACCTGATTTTTAGAGAAAAAATACCTGACTTTTTCCCATTGTACCCTTAATAATTTGCGAGCATAATGGATTATATAAAGAAAGTTTTACTGAAATATAGGTTCCCTAAAGGGATTGAAAACTTTGTATAATAATGGCTAAATCCATCACTACGAACTTTTCTATTGTGACTTTAATTATGACCACCTACTAACAAGGGAGAGTATTGAGACAGAAAATGCGAAGAAAAAAACAACTTATACTCAAGCCGAGATTGATGAATCTTATCAAAAAACTGTACGGAAGACGATCGCTTATTCTCTTAGTCCTACTATTTCTCATTTCCCTAGTAGTTCCCCTTTTTGTTGCTCAAGTTTCTGTCTCAACTCCTATTGTTCAAACTCAACAAGATGCCTTACAGTTGATACAACAAGGCAGAACATTATATCAAGCTAAACAGTTTGTGGAAGCCGCAACTATTTGGCAACAAGCGGCTGATGTTTTTGCGACGCGAGGTGATAAACTAAATCAGGCAATGGCTTTGAGTAATCTGTCCTTAACTTATCAACAACTGGGACAATGGAATGAGGCAAAAATAGCTATCTCTCAAAGTATTTCTATTTTACAAACCTTGGAAAATACGCCCATACAACAGGGTATATTTGCTGCTATTTTAGATATTAAAGGACAGTTACAATTAGTATTAGGAGAGTCAGCTAATGCCCTAAATATTTGGCAACAAGCGACTAAAACTTATGAAAAAATTGGTAATAATAAGGGAGTAATTCAAAGCAAGATTAACCAAGCTCAAGCTATGCAAAAATTAGGACTTTATCCGAGAGCTTGCAAAACTTTATTAGAAACTTTAGAAATAGATAGTCAAGACTGTCAAATATCAGAAAAAGAACTAGAACAATTCCCAGAAAATATATCTATCTCTTTACAAATACTAGGATTACGCAGCTTAGGTAATGTTTTACGAGTAACGGGACAAACGAAACAATCCCAAATCGTTTTATTAAAAAGTTGGCAATTAGCACAAACTATAGAAGACCCGGAAAACTTAGCAGAGATCGCTCTCAGTTTAGGTAATACAACACGAGTTTTAGGAAATCAAATTATTGCTAGGAATAAAAAACAGTTATCCGTTGATTCCCTACCATCAGCAAATTGTATTACATCAGAAAATTATCAGACAAATAAACAATTTTATCAACAAGCGATCGCCTGCTATCATCAAGCCGAATTAGGAACTTTATCTATTACTAAAATACAAGCACAGCTAAATTTATTGAGTCTTTTTATACAACTGAAAGAATGGAATCAAGTACCGATTTTTGTGAACAAAATTAAATCTGAATTGACTGACTTGCCCTCTAGTCGAATGGCTATTACGGCTCAACTAAAATTAGCACAAAATTTAATGTGTATTCAATCTACACTAAACCCCAATAAAAATCAACTCGTAACCCCCATTTTACAGTCTTGTCCGATTTTTCAAAAAACAACTAAAATCGTCAATTTAAAGGAACTTCAGTCATTACAAATTCCATCTTGGCAAGCTATTAATCAACTAATAGAAACAGCAATAAACCAAGCTCAAAATTTGGGAGATAAACAAGCTCAAGCAAATTCTCTTGGTTATTTGGGCGCAACCTATCAAGAGAGAGGAAACTTTACTAAAGCGCAACAGTTGACAGAACAAGCTTTACAACAAATCTCTGCCTTTAATAATCCCGAACTAACTTATTTGTGGCAATGGCAACTGGGACGATTATATCAACTTCAAGGAAAAACTAAAGAAGCGATCGCCTCTTACACCTTAGCGGTAGATATGCTTGAATCTCTACGACGAGATTTAGTTGTCGCCAATGCAGACATTCAATTTAACTTCCGTGATAGTGTAGAACCTGTCTATCGGGAATTGGTAGATCAACTATTACAACCCTCTCCTAACCAACCAGGAGAAATCAGTCAAGAAAAGCTCAAAAAAGCCCGTGATGTCATTGAATCACTCCAATTAGCCGAACTTAATAA carries:
- a CDS encoding phage tail tip lysozyme, which codes for MTRKHIVLKFNDGITDTTPAVVSEVKILQQVLKDWGVLDPNESIDGKFGNKTLEAVKLFQDKKSLQQDGIVGQNTWAALLKVSPSEIEIIPRSNPVQGNSPFSGNKRLIHNELISHGFSIVQCAAILGCVQQESSFDPSIQEGPPPKGLGLFQWSFDRRNKVPALTNNDATDIHNQVNLFVHELETTEKEAGKILRSATTLEQAMKGMDKFERPGVEGNRRKFAQQILNELT
- a CDS encoding peptidoglycan DD-metalloendopeptidase family protein, with amino-acid sequence MTRKHIVLKFNDGITDTTSQVVSEVKILQQVLKDWGVLDPNESIDGKFGNKTLEAVKLFQDKKSLQKDGIVGQNTWAALLKVSPSEIEIIPRSTSSGSGKPTNGVGSISSTFRPSNRPNHRGIDIAVPSGTPIFAVANGTVVGIETRCKVGDTNCGGGHGNFVYIKHSGQDFQETRSAHLTSVSVSPGQTVTKGQQIGTAGNTGNSTGPHLHFEILANGTHVNPLNHINPIV
- a CDS encoding CHAT domain-containing protein, which encodes MNLIKKLYGRRSLILLVLLFLISLVVPLFVAQVSVSTPIVQTQQDALQLIQQGRTLYQAKQFVEAATIWQQAADVFATRGDKLNQAMALSNLSLTYQQLGQWNEAKIAISQSISILQTLENTPIQQGIFAAILDIKGQLQLVLGESANALNIWQQATKTYEKIGNNKGVIQSKINQAQAMQKLGLYPRACKTLLETLEIDSQDCQISEKELEQFPENISISLQILGLRSLGNVLRVTGQTKQSQIVLLKSWQLAQTIEDPENLAEIALSLGNTTRVLGNQIIARNKKQLSVDSLPSANCITSENYQTNKQFYQQAIACYHQAELGTLSITKIQAQLNLLSLFIQLKEWNQVPIFVNKIKSELTDLPSSRMAITAQLKLAQNLMCIQSTLNPNKNQLVTPILQSCPIFQKTTKIVNLKELQSLQIPSWQAINQLIETAINQAQNLGDKQAQANSLGYLGATYQERGNFTKAQQLTEQALQQISAFNNPELTYLWQWQLGRLYQLQGKTKEAIASYTLAVDMLESLRRDLVVANADIQFNFRDSVEPVYRELVDQLLQPSPNQPGEISQEKLKKARDVIESLQLAELNNFFREACIDAQAQQIDQVDPQAAVIYSIVLPKRLAVILSLPGKPLSYYQTTLTEDTVLVNEPTNNAVSGEVERIFDDMFANLNPYISNIDPLRPHQQLYDWLIRPLEAELAQNKIKTLVFVLDGVLRGVPMAALHDGQQYLIEKYNVALTPGLQLLTARSLSRQQLKILAGGIAEARQGFSALPGVKEEVKEISQLVSTEVLLDQDFTSDRLQKEIETTTFRVVHLATHGQFSSQVEDTFLLTWDERINVKNLDQLLKEREGQKQSPIELLILSACQTATGDKRAVLGLAGVAVRSGARSTLATLWSVQDQSTVDLMSQFYKTLNQSGVSKAEALRQAQLSLLHSAQYQHPFYWASFVLVGNWL
- a CDS encoding type II toxin-antitoxin system VapC family toxin, which codes for MTFLCDTNLISELARPQPNPGVLVWATAVSSISLSVVTVEEISYGLSAKPNFRIQTWFEGFIEQYCQLLPITPEIALRSGELRGQLRGKGKTHTQADMMIAATAQIHQLTLVTRNIRNFDSCGIPLLNPFT
- a CDS encoding two-partner secretion domain-containing protein, which gives rise to MNKLGYRILIGIELLICLLAKPNLSKAQSQSQIVEDGTLSTQVDSPNQKNFTITGGRQVGGNLFHSFKEFSVPIEGEAIFNNASNVNNIFSRVTGNSVSRIDGLIQANGIANFFLINPNGIMLGPNAKLDIGGSFIASTAEEIQFADGTIFSATNSQVEPLLSISLPIGLQFRGTANRIENQAFGSVENSVANFQVKPGKTLALVGGDILFTNNGSLIARGGRIELGSVAPDSFVSLTPISTGWVLGYETVQNFQDIQLTGQTYISVSNGSLAPNSGDIRLQGRQIVITDQSNIISLNRGSIPSGSIEIKASDFVEVSNGSNISTQVLSTGIGGDIKIQTNRLIINNKSTIGTLTTNAGKGGSLSVEATESLEVDGNGAFSQLLTQSQSSGDAGDLQAKTARLILRDGGQLSSSAFSSGKAGTLHVIDSESIEASGKGIFSGLTFHSGLFSSTAGKGNGGSVIVNTNRLMVTDGASISVAALEGSTRQAGQLDINASESVFLNGADSSLLATSESRKPAGNLTINTPLLTLQGGAKISASSPLSQGGNINLQGLNSLQVTNGSEISATTVDGKAGNLEINLGQTPVNNVQLNNGRLTVEATGTGDSGNLTVNARTLNLENNAQISASTISGLGGDVSLQNVETLQVTNGSEISATTVDGQAGNLEINLGQTPVNNVQLNNGRLTVEATGTGDSGNLTVNARTLNLENNAQISASTISGLGGDVNLQGLDILQISNSNITTSTQTGKAGNVSLNTNQKPVNSVQITDNSRLAAQASQPGGEAGSVSVNARDLTVNNGSSISASNISGKIGGDVNLQNVETLQVNGGEISATTVNGQAGNLEINLGQTPVNNVQLNNGRLTVEATGTGDSGNLTVNARTLNLENNAQISASTISGVGGDVNLRGLDTLQVNNSNISASTRSGRAGNLTVKAAQLVQLSGTGGLSVEATEGGTAGNLTVETRQMSVTDGAKVSVSSPQGQAGNLTIKANTLSLNRGFITAETGKSQGEGGANISLKISDLLRIENESLISATANGLANGGNIDIDTSDS